A single window of Chloracidobacterium thermophilum B DNA harbors:
- the hisB gene encoding imidazoleglycerol-phosphate dehydratase HisB produces MTHRTASLTRRTNETNVAVTLDLDGTGISRITTGIGFFDHMLAQLARHSRLDLDIHCDGDLDIDDHHTVEDVGITLGQTLAQALGDKAGIARFGHAYAPLDEALARAVVDVSGRPYLVYDVDNPRERIGTFAVEMAEHFWRSLAFNAGLTLHIALLYGRNQHHILEATFKAAARALGAATRRLAGQQDIPSTKGVL; encoded by the coding sequence ATGACGCACCGCACAGCCTCGCTCACCCGACGCACCAATGAAACCAACGTCGCCGTCACGCTTGACCTGGACGGCACGGGGATTTCCCGCATCACCACCGGCATTGGCTTTTTCGACCACATGCTGGCGCAGCTTGCCCGGCACAGCCGCCTTGACCTCGATATTCACTGCGATGGCGACCTCGACATTGACGACCATCATACCGTCGAGGATGTGGGCATCACGCTCGGACAAACCCTCGCCCAGGCGCTTGGCGACAAGGCCGGCATTGCCCGCTTCGGGCACGCCTACGCGCCGCTGGACGAAGCCCTGGCGCGCGCCGTAGTGGATGTCTCCGGCCGCCCCTACCTGGTCTACGACGTGGACAACCCGCGCGAACGGATCGGTACGTTTGCCGTCGAAATGGCCGAACACTTCTGGCGCTCTTTGGCCTTCAACGCCGGGCTGACCCTGCACATTGCCCTGCTCTACGGACGCAATCAGCACCACATTCTGGAGGCGACGTTCAAGGCCGCCGCCCGCGCCCTGGGAGCCGCCACCCGGCGCCTGGCCGGACAGCAGGACATCCCTTCAACCAAAGGCGTGTTGTAG
- a CDS encoding alpha/beta hydrolase: protein MPPRRKKTRVIFLYLKIFIPAIVVTIVAAVGYTVYAVNAITKSNRTLLSIKDFPKKLPDNWGKVVSFTWKEVQISGTSGTLNGWVFIRGAGLPGIVITHGLGSSRADMMDLGYRLWERGYNVLVYDLRAHGESTNLVTTLGASEKKDLAAAVEFFKTFKVPSPKGGVVPLIDPNRIGLYGVNVGAYASLMVGGENDSVKAVVADMPYNSVREFAHLRARDLLGLDNFITNGLLDIGLQINQGGIYDTGSVRSQAANYQSKGKSVAVLIAGSQPKVFQQAAQEVVLALGPSVCEQIDIPRSRNIPLAGKDADLYNERVCSFFAQRGFPVIPLPDAAPSPAPAPPVAPPAAGKEVDGKGTGQ, encoded by the coding sequence ATGCCACCACGTAGGAAAAAAACGCGCGTCATTTTTCTTTATCTCAAGATTTTTATTCCGGCCATTGTTGTTACCATTGTGGCTGCAGTTGGCTATACGGTGTATGCTGTCAACGCCATTACTAAATCCAACCGCACGCTGCTTTCGATTAAGGACTTTCCAAAAAAACTACCGGACAACTGGGGGAAAGTGGTCAGCTTTACCTGGAAGGAGGTTCAGATTTCCGGCACCAGTGGAACCCTCAATGGGTGGGTTTTTATCCGTGGTGCCGGACTACCCGGAATCGTCATCACCCATGGGTTGGGAAGTTCACGGGCTGACATGATGGATCTGGGCTATCGGCTCTGGGAGCGGGGGTACAACGTGCTTGTCTATGACCTCCGGGCACATGGTGAGAGCACAAATCTTGTGACAACTCTTGGGGCGTCTGAAAAGAAAGATTTGGCAGCCGCTGTGGAATTCTTCAAAACCTTCAAGGTTCCATCTCCAAAGGGCGGGGTAGTACCTTTGATTGATCCCAATAGGATTGGGCTTTATGGAGTCAATGTCGGGGCTTATGCATCGCTGATGGTGGGTGGTGAGAATGACTCGGTCAAGGCTGTTGTGGCCGATATGCCTTATAATTCCGTGCGCGAGTTTGCACACCTCCGCGCCCGTGATCTGCTCGGTCTTGACAACTTCATCACGAATGGCCTGCTCGACATTGGATTGCAGATCAATCAGGGGGGGATTTATGACACTGGTTCTGTTCGCAGTCAGGCTGCCAACTATCAGAGCAAAGGCAAGAGCGTGGCAGTCTTAATCGCCGGCAGTCAGCCTAAAGTCTTCCAACAGGCTGCACAAGAAGTGGTATTGGCGCTTGGCCCCTCTGTTTGTGAACAAATTGACATTCCGAGGTCACGCAACATTCCTCTGGCCGGCAAGGATGCTGACCTTTACAACGAGCGGGTGTGCAGCTTTTTTGCCCAGCGTGGGTTTCCGGTGATCCCGCTCCCGGATGCTGCTCCGTCACCGGCTCCAGCCCCGCCGGTCGCGCCTCCGGCAGCCGGCAAGGAAGTGGACGGCAAGGGAACTGGTCAGTAA
- the aceE gene encoding pyruvate dehydrogenase (acetyl-transferring), homodimeric type, whose translation MYLDEFKQQLPDADPQETAEWLEALEQVVNQAGRERAQFLLRKLLKKSRLMRVGLPELVQTPYINTISPEQEPPFPGDEEMELRIRRIVRWNAVAMVVRANHYFPGIGGHLATYASSASLYEVGFNHFFQGKDGEGAGDQIFYQGHAAPGIYSRAFLEGRLTVEQLEHFRREVLGKGLSSYPHPRLMPDFWEFPTVSMGLGPINAIYQARFNRYLHNRGIADTSRSRVWAFLGDGETDEPEALGALHLAAREGLDNLVFVVNCNLQRLDGPVRGNGKIIQELEAVFRGAGWNVIKVIWSRRWDPLLAKDTEGALLHIMNTTLDGEFQKYSVESGAYIRRHFFGKDPRTLAMVEHMSDRDLERLRRGGHDHLKIYAAYKAAVEHQGQPTVILVKTVKGWMLGESATGRNATHQLKKLTEAELRKFRDLMALPIPDAQVGDAPYYHPGEKSLEVEYLRECRRRLGGELPRRVVRSKPLELPREDLYAEFAVANQQPVSTTMAIVRLLRKLLDDKHIGRRIVPIIPDEARTFGMDFLFKKVGIYSAKGQLYDPVDSDLLFSYREAKDGQLLEEGITEAGAMGSFMAAGTSYATHGEPMIPFYMFYSMFGFQRTGDQAWAVGDARGRGFLIGATAGRTTLNGEGLQHQDGHSHVLASTVPCCVQYDPAFHFEIATIVRDGLRRMYEQGEDVFYYITVYNENYAMPAMPRGVEEGILRGLYLFKPCLDAKRHIVQIFGSGALMMQALEAQRILAERYDVAADVWSATSYRALRDDALQTEAWNLAHPLEKPRVPYLQKVLANAEGPIIAVSDYMKAWPDSIARWVRQPFLPLGTDGFGMSDTREQLRRHFKVDAASIVYAALYKLAEMGKLGFDEVARAGAELYGEAAVPEPVAGR comes from the coding sequence ATGTATCTCGACGAATTCAAGCAACAGTTGCCGGATGCCGACCCACAGGAAACCGCCGAATGGCTTGAAGCCCTGGAGCAGGTGGTCAATCAGGCAGGCCGTGAGCGGGCGCAGTTTCTGCTGCGCAAGCTACTCAAAAAATCGCGCCTGATGCGCGTCGGACTGCCTGAACTGGTGCAGACGCCCTACATCAACACGATTTCACCGGAGCAGGAACCGCCGTTTCCGGGGGATGAGGAAATGGAGCTGCGCATCCGGCGCATCGTACGGTGGAATGCCGTGGCGATGGTGGTACGGGCCAATCACTACTTTCCCGGCATCGGCGGACACCTGGCCACTTATGCTTCGTCGGCCAGCCTCTACGAAGTCGGATTCAATCATTTCTTCCAGGGCAAAGACGGCGAAGGCGCTGGCGATCAGATTTTCTACCAGGGGCATGCCGCTCCGGGCATTTACTCCCGCGCCTTTCTGGAAGGACGCCTGACCGTTGAACAACTCGAACACTTCCGCCGGGAAGTGCTGGGCAAAGGGCTTTCGAGCTATCCCCATCCGCGGCTGATGCCGGATTTCTGGGAATTTCCGACGGTTTCCATGGGGTTGGGGCCCATCAATGCCATCTATCAGGCGCGCTTCAACCGCTATCTGCACAACCGTGGGATTGCCGATACCTCCCGGTCACGGGTGTGGGCCTTTCTGGGCGATGGCGAGACGGACGAGCCGGAGGCGCTCGGCGCGCTGCACCTTGCCGCCCGTGAGGGCCTCGACAACCTTGTGTTTGTCGTCAACTGCAACCTGCAGCGGCTCGACGGCCCCGTACGCGGCAACGGCAAAATCATTCAGGAACTGGAAGCCGTCTTCCGGGGTGCCGGGTGGAATGTCATCAAGGTCATCTGGAGCCGCCGCTGGGACCCGTTGCTGGCCAAAGATACCGAAGGCGCGCTGCTGCACATTATGAACACCACGCTCGACGGCGAATTCCAGAAGTATTCCGTCGAAAGCGGCGCTTACATCCGGCGGCACTTTTTCGGCAAAGACCCGCGCACTCTGGCCATGGTCGAGCACATGTCGGACCGCGACCTGGAGCGGCTGCGCCGGGGCGGCCACGATCACCTGAAGATTTATGCGGCCTACAAGGCAGCGGTCGAACACCAGGGGCAGCCGACCGTCATCCTCGTCAAGACGGTCAAGGGATGGATGCTTGGCGAAAGCGCCACCGGCCGCAATGCAACCCATCAGCTCAAGAAGCTGACCGAAGCCGAACTCCGGAAGTTCCGCGATCTGATGGCGCTCCCGATTCCCGATGCCCAGGTGGGTGATGCGCCCTACTACCATCCGGGGGAAAAGTCGCTGGAAGTCGAATACCTGCGCGAGTGTCGCCGGCGGCTTGGGGGGGAACTGCCCCGGCGGGTTGTCCGGTCGAAGCCGCTGGAACTGCCCCGGGAAGACCTCTACGCCGAGTTTGCTGTTGCCAATCAGCAGCCCGTTTCAACGACCATGGCCATCGTGCGTCTGCTGCGCAAGCTGCTTGACGACAAGCACATCGGCCGCCGCATCGTGCCGATCATTCCCGATGAGGCGCGGACGTTCGGGATGGACTTCCTGTTCAAGAAAGTCGGCATTTACTCTGCCAAGGGACAGCTCTATGACCCGGTGGATTCCGACCTGCTGTTCAGTTACCGCGAAGCCAAAGACGGACAGCTTCTCGAAGAAGGGATCACGGAAGCCGGGGCGATGGGGTCGTTTATGGCTGCTGGTACGTCCTATGCCACCCACGGCGAGCCGATGATTCCGTTTTACATGTTCTATTCGATGTTCGGTTTCCAGCGCACCGGCGATCAGGCCTGGGCCGTGGGCGATGCCCGTGGGCGGGGCTTTCTCATCGGAGCAACGGCTGGACGCACCACGCTCAACGGCGAGGGCCTGCAACACCAGGACGGCCACAGCCACGTTCTGGCCTCGACCGTGCCGTGCTGTGTGCAGTACGACCCGGCCTTTCACTTTGAAATTGCCACGATTGTGCGCGATGGGCTGCGGCGGATGTATGAGCAGGGCGAGGACGTGTTCTATTACATCACGGTGTACAACGAAAACTACGCCATGCCGGCCATGCCGCGCGGTGTGGAGGAAGGTATCCTGCGCGGGCTGTACCTGTTCAAGCCATGCCTCGACGCCAAGCGCCACATCGTCCAGATTTTCGGCAGTGGCGCGCTGATGATGCAGGCACTCGAAGCCCAGCGTATTCTGGCCGAACGCTATGACGTGGCGGCGGATGTGTGGTCGGCAACAAGTTACCGCGCGCTGCGCGACGATGCGTTACAGACCGAAGCGTGGAATCTGGCCCATCCGCTGGAAAAGCCCCGGGTGCCGTACCTTCAGAAGGTTCTGGCCAATGCCGAAGGCCCCATCATTGCCGTCAGTGACTACATGAAAGCCTGGCCGGACAGCATCGCCCGCTGGGTCCGCCAGCCGTTTCTGCCCCTGGGAACTGACGGCTTCGGGATGAGCGACACCCGCGAGCAGTTGCGGCGTCACTTCAAGGTGGATGCGGCTTCGATTGTGTATGCGGCGCTCTACAAACTGGCCGAAATGGGCAAACTGGGCTTCGATGAGGTCGCTCGTGCCGGAGCGGAACTCTATGGCGAAGCGGCCGTGCCGGAGCCGGTTGCCGGACGTTAG
- a CDS encoding M1 family metallopeptidase, which yields MPVARTTPLPTIRSLWRLVWFCLFVGLVPPPATATTDRQETAPLSDRRVRYQIDARLDTRKKEIHGRERLTWRNPANHPVPDLHFHLYLNAFRDENSSFRRESKGGELRGEVMDPRFPGAIDLLSVRTEDGVDLLPRGEFIHPDDDNADDRTVWRVVLPQPVPAGGSITLDIEFLAKLPKVFARTGYYGNFFMVAQWFPKLGVYEPVGMRRRTTPGWNCHQFHATTEFYADFGEYDVTLDIPANFKVGATGVERERQPLPDGRMRYRFVQGDVHDFAWTCSPDFIVAEERFEVPDLPPVRLILLLQPEHADQRARHFRAARIALEDYGRRIGPYPYETLTIVDPPLGASGAGGMEYPTLVTVGTRHNISDDDFQGPEVILVHEFGHQYWYGMVASNEFEEAWLDEGINTYCEADIMARHYPTQQGIWLRFAGQPLWRLPVQVTDWSFRRAELFFLGPPGIQSAPILTPGWKFPDISLYAFNAYSRPALTLKMLEGYVGSETMQRILKTYFARWRFRHPTSEDFFDVASEVAGEDLTWFFDQYFRGTSLLDYAVESLDAREAVLVRKGEAIMPQVIELRFADGSVRRETWDGRSERHRLTTEGELLSVVIDPDDTVRLDMNPANNSRTRLSVARANASLLTRALTLMQWFLHGAVSLM from the coding sequence TTGCCTGTTGCCCGGACCACCCCGTTACCAACCATCAGAAGCCTGTGGCGTCTGGTGTGGTTTTGTCTGTTCGTCGGGCTTGTGCCACCGCCGGCCACGGCGACCACCGACCGTCAGGAAACGGCTCCGCTTTCGGATCGGCGTGTACGTTACCAGATTGACGCGCGACTCGATACCAGGAAAAAGGAAATCCACGGACGTGAGCGCCTGACCTGGCGCAATCCGGCCAATCACCCGGTGCCGGACCTGCACTTTCACCTCTACCTCAACGCCTTCCGCGACGAAAACAGTTCCTTTCGACGCGAATCAAAGGGCGGCGAGTTGCGCGGGGAGGTTATGGACCCCCGTTTCCCAGGTGCCATTGACCTGCTCAGCGTGCGCACTGAAGACGGCGTTGACCTGCTTCCACGGGGCGAGTTCATTCACCCGGACGATGACAACGCCGACGACCGGACGGTATGGCGTGTCGTGCTGCCGCAGCCGGTGCCGGCCGGCGGCTCGATCACGCTCGACATCGAGTTTTTGGCGAAGTTACCCAAGGTTTTTGCCCGCACCGGCTACTACGGCAACTTCTTCATGGTGGCCCAGTGGTTTCCCAAACTGGGTGTCTATGAGCCGGTTGGCATGCGCCGCCGGACGACTCCCGGCTGGAACTGCCACCAGTTTCATGCGACGACGGAATTTTATGCCGATTTCGGCGAGTACGATGTGACGCTCGACATACCGGCCAACTTTAAGGTCGGGGCGACCGGCGTCGAGCGTGAACGCCAGCCGCTGCCTGACGGACGCATGCGCTACCGCTTCGTCCAGGGCGATGTCCACGACTTCGCCTGGACCTGCTCGCCGGATTTCATCGTGGCGGAAGAACGCTTTGAAGTCCCTGACCTGCCGCCGGTGCGGCTTATCCTGCTGCTTCAGCCCGAACATGCTGACCAGCGGGCCCGCCACTTTCGCGCGGCGCGGATTGCCCTGGAGGATTACGGCCGGCGGATTGGCCCCTACCCTTACGAAACCCTCACTATCGTCGATCCACCCCTTGGTGCGAGCGGCGCCGGAGGGATGGAGTACCCAACACTCGTCACCGTTGGAACGCGACACAACATCTCTGACGACGATTTTCAAGGCCCTGAAGTCATCCTCGTCCATGAGTTCGGCCACCAGTACTGGTATGGCATGGTCGCCAGCAACGAGTTTGAGGAAGCCTGGCTCGACGAAGGCATCAACACCTACTGCGAAGCCGACATTATGGCCCGGCATTATCCCACACAGCAGGGAATATGGTTGCGCTTCGCCGGGCAACCGCTCTGGCGCTTGCCGGTGCAGGTCACCGACTGGTCATTCCGCCGCGCTGAGCTGTTCTTCCTTGGTCCGCCCGGCATTCAAAGCGCGCCGATTCTCACCCCCGGTTGGAAGTTTCCAGACATCTCTCTCTACGCCTTCAATGCCTACTCCCGGCCAGCCCTGACGCTCAAGATGCTGGAGGGCTACGTCGGCTCCGAAACGATGCAGCGCATCCTGAAAACCTACTTTGCGCGCTGGCGCTTCAGGCACCCGACATCGGAGGATTTTTTCGATGTGGCGTCCGAAGTTGCCGGTGAAGACCTCACCTGGTTTTTCGACCAATACTTTCGCGGCACATCCCTGCTTGACTACGCCGTTGAATCCCTTGACGCCCGTGAAGCCGTCCTCGTACGCAAGGGCGAAGCCATCATGCCGCAGGTCATCGAACTGCGTTTTGCCGACGGCAGTGTGCGGCGTGAAACATGGGATGGCCGCAGCGAACGCCACCGCCTGACGACCGAAGGGGAGTTGCTCTCCGTGGTCATTGACCCGGATGACACGGTGCGGCTGGACATGAACCCGGCCAACAACAGTCGTACCCGCCTTTCTGTCGCGCGCGCCAATGCCAGCCTCCTGACCCGCGCCCTGACCCTGATGCAGTGGTTTCTGCACGGCGCGGTCAGCCTGATGTAA
- a CDS encoding formylglycine-generating enzyme family protein, which produces MRNTFGFWLLVSSLWLTACRVRPAEPPYQMRLPPPGMVLVPGGAFVRRDDAGRGHLTVVAPFFLDRTEVTNAEFRRFVMATGYQSEGRWALYATPGREQHPVVAVTWNDAVAYTRWAGKRLPTEAEWEFAARAGRPTAQYGTAGTGTVLAGAANFGHIAVNPKRMPLRGIQTTPVATFAPNPFGLYDLSGNAAEWCQDWFDADYYAFGPSHNPPGPDFGRGRVVRGGSWNDREDYLQLTRRYGLPPGTIAFTLGFRCAADVMPPSPKPSPK; this is translated from the coding sequence ATGCGCAACACTTTCGGTTTCTGGTTGCTTGTATCCAGTCTCTGGCTGACGGCCTGCCGGGTCCGGCCGGCTGAACCGCCTTACCAGATGCGGTTGCCGCCGCCGGGAATGGTGCTTGTTCCCGGCGGGGCCTTTGTTCGCCGTGATGACGCCGGCCGTGGACATCTCACGGTCGTTGCGCCATTTTTTCTTGACCGCACCGAGGTGACGAATGCCGAATTCCGGCGCTTCGTCATGGCTACTGGCTATCAGAGTGAAGGGCGCTGGGCGCTTTACGCCACACCGGGACGCGAGCAGCACCCGGTCGTGGCTGTGACGTGGAACGATGCCGTGGCCTATACCCGCTGGGCTGGAAAGCGGCTGCCGACCGAAGCCGAATGGGAATTCGCTGCCCGTGCCGGTCGCCCTACGGCGCAGTACGGCACAGCCGGGACAGGCACCGTCCTTGCCGGCGCGGCCAACTTTGGCCACATCGCCGTCAACCCGAAACGCATGCCATTACGTGGCATCCAGACCACACCGGTAGCCACGTTTGCTCCCAATCCTTTCGGGCTTTATGACCTGTCCGGCAATGCCGCCGAGTGGTGTCAGGACTGGTTCGATGCCGATTACTACGCCTTTGGCCCGTCCCACAATCCACCCGGGCCGGACTTTGGACGCGGACGGGTCGTGCGTGGCGGTTCGTGGAATGACCGCGAGGACTATCTTCAGCTCACACGCCGCTACGGACTCCCTCCCGGCACGATAGCCTTCACCCTGGGGTTTCGCTGCGCGGCCGATGTGATGCCTCCATCTCCCAAACCATCCCCAAAGTGA
- a CDS encoding Gfo/Idh/MocA family protein, with product MVTVGVIGVGALGQHHARLYAGLPGVRLVGVCDLRPEVGQSVADRYGVAYFADWQDLAARVMAVSVAVPTCDHCTLSVALLSQGKHVLVEKPIAVTLEEAGQMIAAAEQAGVILQVGHLERFNPALQAAQALVCQPRFFEIDRLSVFTPRSLDIDVVADVMIHDLDLLRWMVDAPVATIHAVGVPALTEKVDIASARIEFANGCVANVTASRVSLDKVRKLRCFHAGGYVSVDCLTQQVTALEVVRSQGAAAPPAIVPRAVTVAPDEPLRAELEHFITCIRQGRQPLVDGRAGQAALELALQVRAEITAHARRAGLGHWVDVPT from the coding sequence ATGGTGACGGTAGGCGTCATTGGCGTCGGCGCCCTGGGGCAGCACCACGCCCGGCTTTACGCCGGCCTGCCGGGGGTACGACTGGTTGGGGTGTGTGACCTGCGTCCTGAAGTCGGACAGTCCGTAGCTGACCGTTATGGTGTTGCTTACTTTGCCGACTGGCAGGACCTTGCCGCACGGGTGATGGCGGTCAGCGTGGCTGTCCCCACTTGTGACCACTGCACGTTGTCAGTGGCGTTGCTTTCCCAAGGCAAGCACGTCCTGGTCGAAAAGCCGATTGCCGTCACACTTGAAGAAGCCGGGCAGATGATTGCGGCGGCCGAGCAGGCCGGCGTCATTCTTCAGGTCGGCCATCTGGAGCGGTTCAATCCGGCGCTTCAGGCTGCCCAGGCACTGGTGTGCCAGCCCCGCTTTTTTGAGATTGACCGCCTCAGCGTGTTCACGCCCCGCAGCCTGGATATTGATGTTGTTGCCGACGTGATGATCCACGATCTGGATTTGCTGCGCTGGATGGTGGATGCACCGGTGGCCACTATCCATGCCGTCGGCGTTCCGGCGCTGACAGAAAAAGTTGACATTGCCAGCGCCCGCATCGAGTTTGCCAACGGCTGTGTGGCGAATGTCACGGCCAGCCGCGTTTCGCTCGACAAGGTACGCAAGCTGCGGTGCTTCCACGCCGGAGGGTATGTTTCGGTCGACTGCCTGACCCAGCAGGTGACGGCGCTGGAGGTCGTCCGTTCCCAAGGGGCGGCCGCGCCGCCAGCCATTGTACCCCGCGCGGTTACGGTCGCACCCGATGAGCCATTGCGGGCCGAACTCGAACACTTCATCACCTGCATCCGGCAGGGCCGGCAGCCGCTGGTGGATGGACGGGCCGGACAGGCGGCTTTGGAACTGGCGCTTCAGGTACGGGCGGAAATCACTGCCCATGCCCGCCGCGCCGGACTGGGGCATTGGGTGGACGTTCCAACGTAA
- a CDS encoding ATP-binding protein: protein MTETGLLRPGHYLFDPEGRLCHAAVFPDGAPGTDTTTVAGEHTAFDLSASLSSPSLLPDLHTLVQAVAQETDAQPRSVHLTDDLVATAYPVMWQQGKLVAVVVSPAAVSQPYYHPALAVLNISRSIHAGHTMTAIFETVAREAIKFLPFDRLSITLFRPDTNEVEIYALHDDGTSSVQAGSVVPGDNTVTAWVVRHGQPVVTPDIRQETRFMTYQDWTAQGYRSTLCHPLIVGGNVIGTLNFTSRTVNAYSDDTLRLVAPLAEQVAIAISNAQMQQRLRQESRRLRRIVEVANQVKHHLGLEGYLSVSEILRWMCEVACDLGWERALFCLRDPAAASADDSFIAAFAGAFTEGQQIELDVLKSQRTRVGGFSTTPGARLSGVHRRIGDHSFLLGRQAESPLRMWHSGPIVVVPLALEGKLFGTFSADRLGAPPSPEEVEILELLTDHATVVLHNSRLIAQLREQLAETQRLREQEREYHLQMRQTERLRALGELASGVAHNFNNALTIIQGRIGLLKARATDETTLRSLDIMHKVTQDAANIVKRIQDFARVREGDSDFERLDLSQLVQETIEATQPRWMHRSGKSSIHVTCQAPLPVFILGNPTELREVVTNLLFNALDAMPTGGEIIINVYQQGDVAKLVVRDTGTGMSEEVKKRIFDPFFTTKGKQGTGLGLSVSHNIVSRHRGRIEVESEPGRGTTFFLTFPLAPVSLTQTLMTAPPLPALPSQRLRILVVDDEPPVAETIAEMIKLLGHEVQVETAPRRALQRLRLEAFDALFTDLGMPDLNGWQFIAEVRALNLNLPITLVTGWADRITPGELQARRVRLIGKPVDIGIIERTLTEIVSELRTTLH, encoded by the coding sequence ATGACAGAGACGGGCTTGCTCAGACCCGGGCACTATCTTTTCGACCCTGAGGGGCGGCTGTGCCATGCGGCGGTTTTCCCTGATGGTGCTCCAGGCACAGACACGACCACCGTTGCCGGGGAACACACGGCCTTTGACCTTTCGGCCTCACTGTCGTCTCCATCTCTGCTGCCGGATTTACACACGCTGGTGCAGGCTGTGGCACAGGAGACAGACGCCCAACCCCGGTCGGTGCACCTCACGGACGATCTCGTGGCGACAGCCTATCCGGTCATGTGGCAACAGGGGAAGCTCGTGGCCGTGGTCGTCTCGCCAGCAGCCGTTTCCCAGCCCTACTACCACCCGGCGCTGGCCGTGCTCAACATCAGCCGCTCGATCCACGCCGGCCACACCATGACGGCCATCTTTGAGACGGTTGCCCGTGAAGCCATCAAGTTCCTGCCCTTCGACCGCCTGAGCATCACGCTCTTTCGGCCCGACACGAATGAAGTCGAAATTTACGCCCTGCACGACGACGGCACGAGTTCGGTACAGGCGGGCAGCGTTGTGCCGGGGGATAACACCGTAACCGCCTGGGTCGTCCGGCATGGGCAGCCCGTTGTCACACCGGACATCCGGCAGGAAACGCGCTTTATGACCTACCAGGACTGGACGGCTCAGGGCTACCGTTCAACCCTGTGTCATCCCTTGATTGTGGGAGGCAACGTTATCGGTACACTCAACTTCACGAGCCGGACAGTCAACGCCTACAGCGACGACACCCTCCGGCTGGTGGCACCCCTTGCCGAACAGGTCGCCATCGCCATCAGCAATGCCCAGATGCAACAGCGTCTGCGGCAGGAATCCCGCCGCCTGCGCCGCATCGTCGAAGTGGCCAATCAGGTCAAGCACCATCTCGGTCTGGAAGGTTATCTGAGCGTTTCCGAAATTCTGCGCTGGATGTGCGAAGTCGCCTGCGATCTGGGCTGGGAGCGCGCCCTGTTCTGCCTGCGTGACCCGGCGGCGGCTTCAGCGGATGACTCCTTCATCGCGGCTTTTGCCGGGGCCTTCACCGAGGGGCAGCAGATTGAACTCGATGTGCTCAAAAGCCAGCGCACCCGGGTCGGCGGCTTTTCGACCACGCCCGGCGCACGCCTGTCGGGCGTTCACCGGCGTATCGGAGACCACTCGTTTCTACTTGGCCGCCAGGCAGAATCTCCGTTGCGGATGTGGCACAGCGGCCCCATCGTCGTCGTCCCGCTGGCGCTGGAGGGCAAACTGTTCGGCACGTTCAGCGCTGACCGGCTGGGCGCTCCACCTTCCCCGGAGGAAGTCGAAATTCTTGAGCTTCTGACCGATCACGCGACGGTTGTGCTGCACAACTCACGGCTTATTGCACAACTCCGGGAGCAACTGGCTGAAACCCAGCGGCTACGGGAGCAGGAACGGGAATATCACCTTCAGATGCGCCAGACGGAACGGCTGCGGGCGCTGGGGGAACTGGCTTCGGGCGTGGCGCACAACTTCAACAATGCCCTGACCATCATCCAGGGGCGGATTGGTCTGCTCAAAGCCAGAGCGACGGACGAAACGACGCTCCGTTCGCTCGACATCATGCACAAGGTGACCCAGGACGCGGCCAACATCGTCAAACGCATCCAAGACTTTGCCCGCGTCCGTGAAGGCGATTCGGACTTCGAGCGGCTTGACCTGAGCCAACTCGTGCAGGAAACCATCGAGGCCACCCAACCCCGGTGGATGCACCGCTCCGGCAAATCCTCCATTCACGTTACCTGCCAGGCGCCATTGCCGGTGTTCATCCTGGGCAATCCGACCGAGTTGCGTGAAGTTGTCACCAACCTTCTGTTCAACGCCCTGGATGCCATGCCCACCGGCGGCGAGATCATCATCAACGTCTATCAACAGGGAGACGTGGCCAAACTCGTGGTGCGCGACACGGGCACCGGCATGAGTGAAGAGGTCAAAAAACGCATTTTCGACCCGTTTTTCACGACCAAGGGGAAACAGGGCACGGGTCTGGGGCTGAGCGTCTCGCACAACATTGTCAGCCGGCACCGGGGGCGGATTGAAGTTGAAAGCGAACCGGGACGTGGAACGACATTTTTCCTGACCTTTCCGTTGGCGCCGGTATCCCTGACCCAAACCCTGATGACCGCCCCACCGCTGCCTGCACTGCCCTCCCAACGGTTGCGCATTCTGGTCGTTGACGATGAACCGCCGGTGGCGGAAACCATTGCGGAGATGATCAAGCTCCTGGGACATGAGGTACAGGTCGAGACCGCTCCGCGCCGGGCCCTGCAGCGACTGCGGCTGGAGGCTTTCGACGCGCTCTTTACCGACCTCGGCATGCCCGACCTGAACGGCTGGCAGTTCATCGCCGAAGTACGGGCCCTGAACCTGAACCTACCCATCACGCTCGTGACCGGTTGGGCGGACCGGATCACGCCGGGAGAACTCCAGGCCCGGCGTGTGCGGCTCATTGGCAAACCGGTTGATATAGGCATCATCGAGCGCACACTGACCGAAATCGTAAGCGAACTCAGGACGACGCTGCACTAG